A genomic window from Yarrowia lipolytica chromosome 1D, complete sequence includes:
- a CDS encoding uncharacterized protein (Compare to YALI0D22616g, weakly similar to uniprot|P38866 Saccharomyces cerevisiae YHR176w FMO flavin-containing monooxygenase) — MKHLKSVAIIGGGPSAAPCIKALLAENYFGKITAYEQQPAPGAGVWNYNGLTRPTPNLPCTRDMPAEPIEHKKDGSIIYYNPMYRDLNTNLPHMLMAYKDFPFPEGVDLFPKRQVVKQYVQDYARHVVDHFKFETMVTGLKKTGDVWMVESKYVGPHAKENVQPELETYDYVIVCTGHYSHPFVPDVPGLKAYSDKHEVLHAKYFDNPDSYVGKTVLVVGNSSSGIDIANQAAKTAKKVIVSARSPSNAPTKGNIETVGVITKFHGDDIDVEGAPGVEGSSPQTLSDVDVVIYCTGYLYSFPFLHSYVHHSDDDLITDGVRIRNLYRQLFYINDPSIAFIGMPKNVVPFPLAETQAAVVARVWSGRLKLPSKETQFESLRKEEKERGTGSAHHTLKHPLDAEYQQALTDWLKADTYPDPDKGFFGVEWDEERYNWRRNVKKPQLGDLSL, encoded by the coding sequence ATGAAACATCTCAAGTCTGTGGCTATcattggaggaggtccCAGCGCGGCTCCGTGCATCAAGGCGCTTTTGGCCGAGAATTACTTTGGCAAAATCACCGCCTACGAACAGCAACCGGCACCTGGAGCAGGAGTATGGAATTACAACGGCCTGACCCGGCCGACACCGAACCTGCCATGCACTCGTGACATGCCCGCAGAGCCCATTGAGCACAAAAAGGACGGCTCCATCATCTACTACAACCCCATGTACAGAGATCTCAACACTAACTTGCCCCACATGTTGATGGCGTACAAGGATTTCCCCTTCCCCGAGGGCGTGGATTTGTTTCCCAAACGACAGGTTGTCAAACAGTACGTGCAGGACTACGCCCGGCATGTCGTGGACCATTTCAAGTTTGAAACCATGGTCACCGGCTTGAAAAAGACGGGAGACGTGTGGATGGTGGAGTCCAAGTACGTCGGACCCCATGCCAAGGAAAACGTCCAGCCCGAGCTCGAAACATATGATTACGTCATCGTATGCACCGGCCACTATTCCCATCCGTTTGTGCCTGACGTTCCGGGTCTGAAGGCGTACTCAGACAAGCATGAGGTTCTGCATGCCAAGTACTTTGACAACCCGGATTCGTATGTTGGAAAGACCGTTTTGGTGGTTGGAAACTCGTCTTCCGGCATTGATATCGCCAACCAGGCGGCAAAAACCGCCAAAAAGGTCATTGTCTCTGCCAGATCGCCTTCCAATGCCCCCACCAAGGGAAACATTGAGACTGTTGGTGTGATTACTAAGTTCCACGGTGATGATATTGATGTCGAGGGAGCTCCAGGAGTGGAGGGTTCGTCTCCCCAAACTCTCTCTGACGTTGATGTGGTCATCTATTGCACTGGATACTTGTATTCGTTCCCTTTTCTGCACTCCTACGTGCACCATTCAGACGATGACCTCATCACCGATGGAGTTCGGATTCGAAACCTCTACAGACAGCTGTTTTACATCAACGACCCATCCATTGCGTTCATCGGAATGCCCAAAAACGTGGTGCCCTTCCCTCTGGCTGAAACCCAAGCAGCTGTTGTGGCTCGAGTGTGGTCTGGAAGATTGAAATTGCCTTCTAAGGAGACCCAATTTGAGTCTCTGcggaaagaagagaaggaaagAGGCACTGGATCTGCCCATCATACACTGAAACACCCCCTGGATGCCGAGTACCAGCAGGCTCTCACTGACTGGCTCAAGGCCGATACCTACCCCGATCCAGACAAGGGCTTCTTTGGAGTGGAGTGGGATGAAGAGCGGTATAATTGGAGACGAAATGTCAAGAAGCCGCAGTTGGGAGATTTGAGTCTGTGA
- a CDS encoding uncharacterized protein (Compare to YALI0D22638g, similar to Saccharomyces cerevisiae YBR287W; ancestral locus Anc_1.296, similar to DEHA0A10406g Debaryomyces hansenii IPF 7102.1) yields MTALSYSQIIRLTLEAIFQVFVVCVFGYIAARCRILTPQAQKHIANLNVFLFTPCLIFSKLASSLSLQKMIEVAIIPLLFVLMTVVSLSCANLMGWMLKLNKNQANFVKAMAVFGNSNSLPVSLTMALSYTLPNLSWDQIPNDNPDQVASRGILYLLIFQQLGQIVRWSWGYNTLLRYADEEEDETNVVAVVEEDEEIVIESHDTSEQSPLLIKDTREETGILLNSDEEVSGGTASTYGSHVTHSNDGSDSDHVSGDNTCSDNHHVTGSGHTTACHSADTSTNNSTIDLHSYQSSPAVEEIARKPRRKNHKKKHGHKHRHRRRPHVVIRVAKAVLNFMNPPLWAMLVAIIVASVPILKYEFFESNDIIQATITKAIQQLGSVAIPLILVVLGSNLSPDSGAPPACKNYKKMVFGAIMARMILPAFVLLPLIAWGVKYSEVSILDDPIFLLVSFILTIAPPAIQLSQICQLNGFYEKEMAGVLFWGYVVLTLPTTLFIVVSSLEVLDWAGKLVS; encoded by the coding sequence ATGACAGCTCTCTCATACTCGCAAATCATCCGGTTGACGCTGGAGGCCATTTTCCAGGTTTTTGTCGTCTGCGTGTTTGGCTACATTGCCGCACGGTGTCGGATTCTCACACCCCAGGCCCAGAAACATATCGCCAATCTCAATGTCTTTCTCTTCACGCCCTGTCTGATTTTCTCCAAGCTGgcgtcgtcgctgtcgctgCAAAAGATGATCGAGGTGGCCATCATTCCgctgctgtttgtgctCATGACCGTCGTGTCCCTGAGCTGCGCTAACCTCATGGGCTGGATGCTGAAGCTGAACAAGAACCAGGCCAACTTCGTCAAGGCCATGGCCGTGTTTGGAAACAGCAACTCGCTGCCCGTTTCGCTGACAATGGCTCTCAGCTACACGCTGCCCAACCTCTCCTGGGACCAGATTCCAAACGACAACCCCGACCAGGTGGCATCTCGTGGTATCCTCTacctcctcatcttccagcAACTGGGCCAGATCGTCCGATGGTCCTGGGGATACAACACCCTCCTCAGATACgccgacgaagaggaggacgagacCAACGTGGTCgcagtggtggaggaggacgaggaaaTCGTCATTGAGTCACATGACACCTCCGAACAGTCGCCCCTGCTCATCAAAGACACCCGCGAGGAAACGGGAATCCTGCTCAACAGCGATGAAGAGGTGTCCGGAGGAACCGCATCCACCTATGgcagccacgtgacccactccaacgacggcaGCGACTCGGATCACGTGTCCGGTGACAATACCTGTAGCGACAAccaccacgtgactggcTCCGGTCACACGACCGCCTGTCATTCTGCCGacacctccaccaacaaTTCCACCATTGATCTCCATTCATATCAGTCGTCTCCCgcggtggaggagattgctCGAAAACCTCGACGTAAAAaccacaagaagaagcatggacacaaacaccgaCACCGGCGCCGTCCCCATGTGGTTATTCGGGTTGCCAAGGCCGTTCTTAACTTCATGAATCCTCCTCTTTGGGCCATGCTTGTAGCCATCATTGTGGCTTCCGTTCCCATTTTAAAGTACGAGTTTTTCGAGAGCAACGATATCATTCAggccaccatcaccaaggctATTCAGCAGCTGGGCTCGGTGGCCATTCCATTGATTCTGGTTGTTCTGGGTTCGAATCTCTCTCCCGACAGTggggctcctcctgcttgcAAAAACTACAAGAAGATGGTTTTTGGCGCCATCATGGCTCGAATGATTCTTCCTGCCTTTGTTCTGCTGCCTCTGATTGCATGGGGAGTCAAGTACTCGGAGGTGAGCATTTTGGACGACCCCATCTTTCTGCTGGTGTCGTTCATTCTAACCAttgctcctccagccatCCAGCTGTCTCAGATTTGCCAGCTCAACGGGTTCTACGAGAAGGAAATGGCCGGCGTGCTGTTTTGGGGATACGTGGTCTTGACCTTGCCTACCACGTTATTTATTGTCGTGTCGAgtttggaggtgttggaTTGGGCCGGAAAGTTGGTGAGTTAG
- a CDS encoding uncharacterized protein (Compare to YALI0D22660g, no similarity): MSMQMSMPMTNHLLSNNHMLTQGQVQSASNASGSMPGAQLLANPSQLNPQQQNLAQHPQQQQNLQQNLAGGQKPYSRKVKVGRMTPQRIDRIKELAEVKGIPYKTVESILQQFVSEEDPYVEISLSSNSAVRKGKDGQVTYIKRPLNSFMLYRKSQTQSALAYAAAANLKLNHQSISRIIGLMWQTESGETKEEFARFAGEEKELHRAMHPDYKFSPQKKNKKGHPEVQAVTRRPLNPPSAVGQTSSTIPAMQGNVQMPQGALQTGAVAAQAGMATSPPVARPPSQPMMEMAQNLAYVSPTSRHVSQPQQTMAQQAQSQSQSQSQSQPQPQQQQQPQISQQQISQQQQQPITQHSPLHHQSPLQTPATAQSQYSQQQYSQHSQPGQNAAMYQYPYPGQQHEKRESFDMKRDSLEHMNMQQVNQQQVNQQQQQHGQQQHGQQQINQQAQQQAQQQAQQQQQQAQQQLSQQQLSQQQQAQAQAQAQAQAQAQAQQTSQSQSTTAPPQYQYNQTSYPQHQYHYPMQTQQQAQQQQQQHPGLPMPMQHHMENMPYYQVPTGYNYSYTNMPHSHPQQM, translated from the coding sequence ATGTCCATGCAAATGTCCATGCCCATGACCAACCATCTACTCAGCAATAACCATATGCTGACCCAGGGCCAGGTGCAGAGCGCCTCCAACGCGTCGGGAAGTATGCCCGGGGcccagctgctggccaacCCGTCGCAGCTGAacccacagcagcagaaccTGGCACAACACccccaacaacagcaaaaTCTCCAGCAGAACCTGGCCGGCGGCCAAAAGCCCTACTCGCGCAAAGTCAAGGTGGGCAGAATGACGCCCCAGCGAATCGACCGCATCAAGGAACTCGCCGAGGTCAAGGGCATTCCGTACAAGACGGTGGAGTCGATTCTGCAGCAGTTTGTGTCTGAGGAGGATCCCTACGTGGAAATTTCGCTGTCGTCCAACTCGGCAGTGCGCAAGGGCAAGGATGGCCAGGTCACCTACATCAAGCGCCCACTTAACTCTTTCATGCTATACCGTAAGAGCCAGACCCAGAGCGCGCTGGCCTacgccgccgccgccaaCCTCAAGCTTAACCACCAGTCCATTTCCCGAATCATTGGACTTATGTGGCAGACTGAGAGCGgcgagaccaaggaggagttcGCCCGTTTTGCCGGAGAGGAAAAAGAGCTCCATCGTGCGATGCATCCGGACTACAAGTTTTCgccccagaagaagaacaaaaagGGCCATCCCGAGGTCCAGGCCGTCACCCGCAGACCGCTCAACCCCCCCAGCGCCGTGGGCCAGACCTCGTCGACGATACCCGCAATGCAAGGTAACGTTCAGATGCCCCAGGGAGCTCTCCAGACCGGCGCGGTGGCTGCACAGGCTGGCATGGCCACCTCTCCTCCGGTGGCTCGTCCGCCATCGCAGCCCATGATGGAAATGGCCCAGAATCTGGCCTATGTTTCACCTACGTCGCGTCATGTGTCCCAACCGCAGCAGACCATGGCTCAGCAGGCGCAGTCGCAATCCCAATCGCAGTCGCAGTCGCAGCCtcagccccagcagcagcaacagcccCAGATTTCGCAACAGCAGATTtcgcagcagcaacagcaaccaaTCACACAGCACTCGCCGTTGCACCACCAGAGCCCGCTGCAGACGCCCGCGACCGCGCAGAGCCAGTActctcagcagcagtactCGCAGCACTCGCAGCCGGGCCAGAACGCCGCCATGTACCAGTATCCGTACCCCGGACAGCAACACGAGAAGCGCGAGTCGTTCGACATGAAGCGCGACAGCTTGGAACATATGAACATGCAGCAGGTtaaccagcagcaggtgaaccaacaacagcagcagcacggGCAACAGCAACATGGACAACAGCAGATTAACCAACAGGCGCAACAGCAGGCGCAGCAACAGGcgcaacagcagcagcaacaggcgCAACAGCAGCTCAGTCAACAACAGCTCagccagcaacaacaggcCCAAGCCCAGGCTCAAGCCCAGGCAcaggctcaggctcaggcCCAACAGACCAGCCAGTCGCAGTCGACGACAGCGCCGCcacagtaccagtacaaccAGACGTCGTACCCCCAGCACCAGTACCACTACCCCATGCAGACCCAACAGCAGgcgcagcagcaacagcagcaacatccGGGGCTGCCCATGCCCATGCAGCATCATATGGAGAACATGCCGTATTACCAGGTGCCCACGGGGTATAATTACAGCTACACCAACATGCCTCATTCGCATCCACAGCAAATGTGA
- a CDS encoding uncharacterized protein (Compare to YALI0D22682g, no similarity), with product MSSGILPAYSALLCSNSIVQQYSALLVVGFYQHHDSISIRMSRRKSAKAESPALTETALRGPLSQPNNQAFLAQLRNMPEFAQSFQMVHLFKRALQVAEPVEIEVLEEELITCDFGRLTRQITWALIRAHMRIKKKQVDDVELWNMAKRVWEGHREEWEEEQERLRDASIDAFGGEQTESSEPAKTHTTDSVNGKDDSADHETSRDLSHDLKRSPSPIPSPPAKRTRSTRSRAKAEAEAAQEEQEKKTAAAPAGGTKSRDKSRVKKKEEPPQTPEVDEEAELAAAAAFSRDLDQRNHLRKLIIPDLDFNPFADSPTLVSSFSRFTAFQLVKIWYQLIQWIFDHEDKSRELVETTLRLTDYKPEELRSEPLGNDSGNHVFYLFGDSRLYKREERTNSSGFDVLDLDLDTWSCVCATWEDWEVFMAGLESRDQELKQQVGKHKGKSKKKAAIADVESLKYDSELYGFFSRDVMPVVSEVFVEKARSSASRDKERLLEAAMATRKTSSRIQALQAKKEEQDKLERKEAESRAAQKMERKRLERIELQRKQMEERQLARERRFERRNGNRDLKSEESAGAESPAAESRDRRRQPPRRAAAVAAVTWTFDCVCGIHGENYEDDKAMIECETCKTWMHIECLRDRRNVDTESFECDVCGSREEREARAREKARVEEEKAEKKRRAEEERAKAEEEKARLKKEKNAARWQERKKRMKEKKEQEARERESEREGEKAREEKPEEKPAESRVEKNDSGGSSFQAHVSPQSAPIPQQFGSPQGHLQPHSQPFSHQGQEFQSHAPQYGHQQPPFGQQQFQAQPPFGQHFTGSSPMGQLTHGHPQLGQGQFQLSPSHVNQSVNHASGNASGLNHVTSPSHVTHSPVIQNPLSQVAHHPAHVTDPAVTSLPPVTNANQTNTSPSVTNPMASPAVASPAVASPTTENGNGHVTSGVNGV from the coding sequence ATGTCCTCTGGAATCCTTCCGGCTTACTCAGCTCTCCTTTGTTCAAACTCTATCGTGCAGCAATATTCCGCGCTACTCGTAGTTGGATTTTATCAACATCACGACTCGATCAGCATCAGAATGAGCCGTCGAAAATCCGCCAAAGCCGAGTCGCCCGCTTTAACCGAGACAGCCCTCAGGGGTCCGCTGAGTCAGCCAAACAACCAGGCGTTTCTCGCGCAATTACGTAATATGCCCGAGTTTGCGCAGTCGTTCCAGATGGTGCATCTGTTCAAACGAGCGCTGCAGGTGGCCGAGCCGGTGGAGATTGAGGTGCtagaggaggagctgatcACGTGCGACTTTGGACGATTGACGCGCCAGATCACGTGGGCTCTCATCAGAGCCCACATGAGAatcaagaagaaacagGTAGATGATGTGGAGCTGTGGAACATGGCAAAACGGGTGTGGGAGGGACATAGAGAGGagtgggaggaggaacaggaaCGACTTAGAGATGCCAGCATCGATGCGTTCGGTGGTGAGCAAACTGAATCTTCAGAACCCGCAAAAACCCACACAACCGATTCGGTCAACGGAAAGGATGATTCAGCAGATCACGAGACGTCACGCGACTTGTCACATGATCTGAAGCGCTCGCCGTCGCCTATtccgtctcctccagcgaAACGAACTCGATCTACACGTTCCCGtgccaaggccgaggcagaagcagcccaggaggagcaggagaaaaagacagcagcagcgccGGCGGGCGGCaccaagtcacgtgataagTCACGtgtgaagaagaaggaggagccgcCGCAGACGCccgaggtggacgaggaggccgagctcgcggcagcggcggcgTTCTCGCGTGACTTGGATCAGCGGAATCATCTGAGAAAGCTGATCATTCCCGATCTGGATTTCAACCCCTTTGCAGACTCGCCCACGTTGGTCTCGTCGTTTAGCCGATTTACCGCGTTCCAATTGGTCAAAATCTGGTACCAGCTGATTCAGTGGATTTTCGACCATGAAgacaagtcacgtgagctgGTGGAAACGACTCTTCGGCTCACCGACTACAAGCCAGAAGAGTTGCGATCGGAGCCGCTGGGAAACGACTCTGGAAACCACGTTTTCTACCTGTTTGGAGACTCGCGTTTGTACAAGCGAGAAGAACGAACCAATTCGAGCGGATTTGACGTGCTGGACCTGGATCTGGACACGTGGTCGTGTGTGTGCGCCACGTGGGAAGACTGGGAAGTGTTCATGGCAGGGCtcgaatcacgtgaccaggaGCTGAAGCAGCAGGTGGGCAAGCACAAGGGCaagagcaagaagaaggcggCAATCGCTGATGTGGAGTCGTTGAAATACGACTCGGAACTGTATGGGTTcttctcacgtgacgtgaTGCCGGTTGTGTCTGAGGTTtttgtggagaaggcgCGTTCATctgcgtcacgtgacaaggAACGGCTTTTGGAGGCGGCCATGGCTACGCGTAAGACGTCTTCTCGAATCCAGGCTCTTCAGGCCAAGAAAGAGGAGCAGGACAAACTCGAGCGCAAGGAGGcagagtcacgtgctgcccagaagatggagcgCAAGCGACTTGAGCGAATTGAGCTGCAGCGCaagcagatggaggagaggCAACTGGCTCGAGAGAGGCGGTTTGAAAGGAGGAATGGGAACCGCGATTTGAAGAGCGAAGAGTCTGCTGGTGCCGAGTCGCCAGCTGccgagtcacgtgacaggaGACGTCAGCCTCCGCGGcgggctgctgctgttgcagCTGTCACGTGGACGTTTGATTGTGTCTGCGGAATTCACGGCGAGAACTACGAGGATGATAAAGCCATGATTGAGTGCGAAACGTGCAAGACGTGGATGCACATTGAGTGTTTGCGGGACCGGCGAAATGTGGACACGGAGTCGTTTGAATGCGATGTTTGTGGGTCTCGTGAGGAACGGGAGGCCCGGGCCCGTGAGAAGGCTcgggtggaggaggagaaggcggaaaagaaaaggcgggccgaggaggagagggccaaggccgaggaggaaaaggcGAGACTtaagaaggagaagaatgCTGCCCGGTGGCAGGAGCGCAAGAAGCggatgaaggagaagaaggagcaggaggctcGTGAAAGGGAGAGTGAGAGGGAAGGTGAGAAGGCACGTGAGGAGAAACCAGAGGAGAAACCAGCCGAATCACGTGTAGAAAAGAATGATTCTGGTGGCTCATCTTTTCAGGCCCATGTTTCACCTCAATCTGCTCCAATTCCTCAGCAATTTGGGTCTCCTCAAGGACACCTTCAACCTCATTCTCAACCGTTTTCTCATCAGGGACAAGAATTCCAGTCACATGCTCCTCAATATGGCCATCAACAGCCCCCGTTTGGTCAACAACAGTTCCAAGCACAGCCACCATTCGGTCAACACTTTACCGGATCATCTCCAATGGGCCAACTTACACATGGCCATCCTCAACTTGGCCAAGGACAGTTTCAACTGAGtccaagtcacgtgaaccaGTCTGTTAACCATGCAAGTGGTAATGCGAGTGGTCTGAATCATGTGACTAGTCCGAGTCATGTGACCCATTCCCCAGTTATTCAAAATCCTTTGTCTCAAGTGGCCCATCATCCCGCTCATGTGACTGATCCTGCTGTgacttctcttcctccagtGACAAATGCAAACCAAACAAACACCTCTCCTTCAGTGACCAACCCAATGGCTTCTCCTGCTGTGGCATCTCCTGCTGTGGCATCTCCAACGACGGAGAACGGGaacggtcacgtgacgagcGGCGTGAACGGTGTATAG
- a CDS encoding uncharacterized protein (Compare to YALI0D22748g, weakly similar to uniprot|O42947 Schizosaccharomyces pombe Hypothetical protein), whose protein sequence is MSSKPHVSVLPVQGSRILCVADARGNLSMLNELAKEHNATCVIHIGTFGFLDNETVESAPAGLLRHLAFFSPKLDPTSLPSEEDADIRKFLKSQSPDTSTCLLSELPEFISGAKRLAVPVYTIWGSSEDVRVVEKFASSELHVPNLHIVGLASDTPCPLITCPGGLKIRLLGLGGAFIVPKLLDHGASMTSSIGGMVGATWSTLLGVGELLCNVRDTYAVDEIRVFLCHNSPLKEELLCHLAHTLRADYVICGGLHFFYGLSFNHFAVTPSFETYVSALGQRSAAFAAVWQRLRHSNDLTSLTPQKLELLDLAANIFLTVPRLKDEEINGNGLVKLNHAENEALRNTTAVLFQRLWYFNLPDMTHGNLVLSWKNGRLGSEMSSEGFDLSNRKRGAGNAPRGGWKERERDPVLKNTPTGPAEPGSASSKDHIVEGPGVWVPVGGSEDLIRGFFPPEHRANITQVVIKMKSMKGSKPFSMIFFDTEEQADAALAAIDAAAGSASRIKKERKGRPRPGRGGRG, encoded by the exons atgaGTTCCAAACCGcacgtgtctgtgttgCCCGTGCAAGGCAGCCGCATTTTATGCGTTGCCGACGCCCGCGGTAATCTTTCCATGCTCAACGAGTTGGCCAAGGAGCACAACGCGACTTGTGTGATTCATATCGGCACGTTTGGTTTTCTGGATAATGAGACAGTAGAGAGTGCTCCAGCAGG tcttcttcgtcaCCTAGCATTCTTTTCCCCCAAACTTGACCCCACATCCCTCCCATCCGAGGAAGACGCGGACATTCGTAAGTTCCTCAAGTCCCAGTCCCCAGACACATCGACCTGTCTCCTGTCCGAACTCCCCGAGTTTATTTCCGGCGCCAAACGTCTCGCTGTCCCAGTTTACACCATCTGGGGCTCGTCCGAGGATGTGCGAGTGGTAGAAAAGTTTGCCAGCAGCGAACTCCACGTCCCCAACCTGCACATTGTTGGCTTGGCGTCGGACACCCCCTGCCCGCTGATCACATGCCCTGGGGGGCTCAAGATCCGTCTTCTCGGTCTCGGAGGCGCGTTCATCGTGCCCAAGTTGCTGGACCACGGCGCGTCGATGACATCCAGCATAGGCGGCATGGTCGGCGCAACATGGTCAACGCTGCTGGGCGTGGGCGAGCTGCTGTGCAACGTGCGCGACACTTACGCGGTCGACGAGATCCGTGTCTTCCTCTGCCACAATTCGCcgctcaaggaggagttgcTGTGCCACTTGGCGCACACTCTGCGGGCCGACTACGTCATCTGCGGTGGGCTGCATTTCTTCTACGGGCTCAGTTTCAACCACTTTGCGGTCACGCCCAGCTTTGAGACGTATGTGAGCGCTCTGGGCCAGCGGTCCGCGGCCTTTGCTGCAGTGTGGCAGCGTCTGCGACACAGCAACGATCTCACGTCATTGACGCCGCAGAAACTCGAGTTACTGGACCTAGCGGCCAACATCTTTCTGACAGTGCCTCggctcaaggacgaggagatcaaCGGTAACGGCCTGGTCAAACTTAACCACGCGGAAAACGAGGCATTGCGCAACACGACTGCGGTGCTTTTCCAGCGGCTGTGGTACTTTAACCTGCCGGACATGACGCACGGCAACCTGGTGCTGTCGTGGAAGAACGGCCGGCTAGGGTCAGAGATGAGTTCCGAGGGCTTCGATCTGAGTAACCGTAAGAGAGGTGCTGGCAACGCACCCAGGGGCGGCTGGAAGGAGCGGGAGCGTGACCCCGTGCTGAAGAACACGCCCACGGGCCCTGCGGAGCCCGGGTCTGCATCCTCCAAGGATCATATTGTGGAGGGTCCCGGCGTGTGGGTGCCTGTGGGCGGCTCGGAGGATCTGATCCGGGGCTTTTTCCCACCCGAGCACCGCGCCAACATCACCCAGGTGGTGATCAAAATGAAGAGCATGAAGGGCTCCAAGCCCTTTTCCATGATTTTCTTCGACACGGAGGAGCAGGCGGACGCTGCGCTGGCGGCGATCGACGCTGCCGCGGGCTCGGCGTCCAGAATCAAAAAGGAACGAAAAGGACGGCCGAGACCGGGCAGGGGAGGAAGGGGCTAA